The following are encoded in a window of Arthrobacter sp. NicSoilB4 genomic DNA:
- a CDS encoding flavodoxin family protein, whose amino-acid sequence MKALVVYDSAYGNTRSVAEAIAGSLEGLQATSVPVGDFKPDTLAAGDLLVVGSPINGWRPTPKITSLLSALGGGSLKGVNAAAFDTRVRMFIHGDAAKKITHALKAGGADIIAEPMPFYVKGSEGPLRDGEIEKAESWARSLLKSLGR is encoded by the coding sequence GTGAAAGCCCTGGTTGTCTACGACTCGGCCTACGGCAACACCAGATCGGTCGCGGAGGCGATCGCCGGCTCACTCGAGGGGCTGCAGGCGACGTCGGTCCCGGTCGGCGACTTCAAGCCCGACACGCTCGCCGCGGGGGACCTGCTCGTGGTGGGCAGCCCCATCAACGGATGGCGCCCGACGCCGAAAATCACCTCGCTGCTCTCGGCCCTGGGCGGCGGGTCCCTCAAGGGCGTGAACGCCGCGGCGTTCGACACCCGCGTGCGGATGTTTATACATGGCGATGCCGCCAAGAAGATAACCCATGCGCTGAAAGCAGGCGGAGCTGACATCATCGCCGAACCCATGCCGTTCTACGTGAAAGGAAGCGAAGGGCCGTTGCGCGACGGCGAAATCGAGAAGGCCGAGAGCTGGGCGCGCAGCCTGCTTAAGTCGCTGGGGCGCTAA